In Pecten maximus chromosome 10, xPecMax1.1, whole genome shotgun sequence, one genomic interval encodes:
- the LOC117336047 gene encoding protein PML-like → MAECNQPDSGLLSSRVNTTVHLSSLECPICLDELRQPKSLPCLHTFCEECLATYIIQTHTKSKHTFSCPICRLDTHPVDSTESVKKWARRFPTNNLIKELMLTKRQTNQSKCCDPCKNKGNVNVPADFWCDGMGSFFCSKCKSDHHDPIHTTCYIVPITNTDREQPDQEGMYPECAQHIKKMKLFCENHQTLTCSQCVAIFHTRCQTVYTTKHYAEKLQTEHKLTSTRATLKEHDYALENWIKKLKRDIKTLNCDRESVLKNISDTRQEIIKHLDIRQSKLIHDVTQAYDEESRNLELKLQSCEILKEEIATTQVLLEKGDKNDEIQTISVFQRGTSEVSTCMAITEELKRYRTPIRITYDVDLDTNQFDLGHVRIQKDEVTVPENSTRKACQSPQQEIDATFPVAGRHERKRMSEARASKIKEISSKFFTDSSPCDIRGLLYLCDDRILLTDHGNSKVKLVTENGDQLDEIQFPDRPWDICRITATKVAVTRPDARIISFVEVRTSKLAWLNKEDLQTQKPCYGIIYCDCSFTLTTGKNNPREIYRITLAGDSTVLYSPKMSPNYLTYDRSQKRYIGTLKTGVKDDIAVYSLVDRRVSALAYRGTLTGPSGVDVDDEGNIYACGLGSKNVVQLSSDSKRARELLTSLDLGYSCQPLAISLFADKFILSLRGVDLVLVYRLS, encoded by the coding sequence ATGGCAGAGTGTAACCAGCCGGATTCTGGACTTCTCTCCAGCAGAGTAAATACGACTGTTCACCTGAGTTCGTTAGAATGTCCGATCTGCCTTGACGAACTGCGTCAGCCCAAGTCCTTGCCCTGTCTCCATACATTTTGTGAAGAATGTCTGgctacatacatcatacagactCATACTAAATCCAAACACACATTTTCTTGTCCAATATGCAGATTGGACACACATCCTGTAGATTCAACAGAATCCGTGAAAAAGTGGGCGAGACGTTTTCCTACAAATAATCTGATTAAGGAACTCATGCTAACAAAACGGCAAACGAACCAATCAAAGTGCTGTGATCCATGCAAGAACAAAGGAAATGTAAACGTACCGGCGGATTTTTGGTGCGATGGGATGGGATCTTTCTTCTGCTCAAAATGTAAATCTGATCACCATGATCCAATACAcacaacttgttatattgtcCCCATTACCAATACAGACAGAGAACAACCGGACCAAGAAGGTATGTACCCGGAATGTGCTCAACacataaagaaaatgaaattattttgtgaaaatcatcAGACATTAACGTGTAGTCAGTGTGTAGCAATATTTCATACGCGATGTCAGACTGTTTACACCACCAAACATTACGCTGAAAAATTACAAACTGAACATAAGCTGACTTCCACGCGGGCTACGTTGAAGGAACATGATTATGCACTGGAAAATTGGATTAAAAAACTAAAGCGAGATATTAAGACGTTAAATTGTGATAGGGAATCAGTCTTGAAAAATATCTCTGACACGCGACAGGAGATCATAAAACACTTGGACATACGACAATCAAAGCTAATCCACGACGTTACACAGGCGTACGATGAGGAATCGCGTAATCTCGAGTTGAAGTTGCAGAGCTGTGAAATCCTGAAAGAGGAAATCGCAACAACACAGGTGCTACTTGAAAAAGGCGACAAAAATGACGAAATACAAACGATATCAGTTTTTCAGCGAGGAACGTCGGAAGTAAGTACCTGCATGGCGATCACCGAGGAACTGAAAAGGTATCGGACCCCTATTCGTATTACATACGATGTTGACCTCGATACCAACCAGTTTGATCTTGGGCATGTCCGTATTCAAAAAGATGAAGTGACAGTTCCAGAAAATTCCACAAGGAAGGCATGTCAATCTCCTCAACAGGAAATAGATGCTACATTTCCAGTAGCAGGAAGACATGAAAGGAAACGGATGAGCGAGGCGCGTGCAAGCAAAATCAAAGAGATCAGTTCGAAGTTTTTTACCGATTCATCTCCATGTGATATCCGTGGACTTTTGTATCTGTGCGATGACCGGATTTTGTTAACGGACCATGGTAACAGCAAGGTGAAGCTCGTGACAGAAAATGGAGACCAGCTGGACGAGATTCAGTTCCCGGATAGGCCTTGGGATATTTGTAGAATAACCGCTACCAAAGTTGCCGTCACTCGACCGGACGCACGGATTATTTCTTTTGTTGAGGTGCGAACATCCAAATTGGCGTGGTTAAACAAGGAAGACCTGCAGACACAGAAACCCTGTTATGGAATAATCTACTGCGACTGTAGTTTCACATTAACAACGGGAAAGAACAACCCTCGTGAAATCTACCGTATTACACTAGCAGGAGACAGCACTGTACTTTATAGTCCTAAGATGTCTCCGAACTACCTGACGTACGACAGAAGTCAAAAACGTTACATCGGGACGTTGAAGACCGGGGTCAAAGATGACATTGCCGTGTATAGCCTTGTGGACAGGCGAGTAAGTGCTCTAGCATACAGGGGAACATTGACAGGCCCGAGTGGTGTGGACGTGGATGATGAAGGGAATATTTACGCCTGTGGTTTAGGGTCTAAAAACGTTGTGCAGTTGTCAAGTGATAGCAAAAGAGCAAGAGAACTGCTTACGTCACTGGATCTTGGATACTCTTGCCAGCCATTGGCAATTTCCCTTTTCGCCGACAAATTTATTTTGTCTTTACGAGGTGTGGATTTAGTTCTTGTGTATCGGTTATCATAG
- the LOC117336049 gene encoding alpha-crystallin A chain-like — translation MDLMKSDFFDKNLAEMDKEFDTMSSSMSSMKSMSSTSTMKSSSSAFDSPMLKGSSMGASDSLMGAGIGGGRLVPTTFFDWNFFDRQKSMFSDISMDFDNDFKKFDLELESMRKSMFRFDGDPMLKVDQPYVESRSGSKKLSLTFDVSGYAPENIHIKTVDSMLTVHAKHEEKSPGKSVYREFTKSYTLPKAIDPLALTSSLSADGVLSIEAPAPREVVAKKERFVPIELLKPL, via the coding sequence ATGGATCTCATGAAAAGCGATTTTTTCGACAAGAATCTCGCAGAAATGGACAAGGAATTCGACACTATGAGCTCTTCTATGAGTTCTATGAAATCTATGAGTTCAACTTCAACTATGAAGAGTTCGAGCTCCGCTTTCGACTCCCCCATGCTCAAGGGTAGCTCGATGGGTGCAAGTGATTCTCTCATGGGAGCTGGAATTGGCGGGGGACGGCTCGTGCCAACAACATTTTTCGACTGGAATTTCTTCGATAGACAAAAATCCATGTTCTCAGATATTAGCATGGACTTTGACAACGATTTCAAGAAATTTGATCTGGAATTGGAGAGTATGAGAAAAAGTATGTTCCGATTTGATGGTGACCCAATGCTGAAGGTCGACCAGCCGTATGTTGAAAGCCGTTCCGGAAGTAAAAAACTTTCTTTGACCTTTGATGTAAGTGGATACGCACCCGAAAACATTCATATTAAGACTGTGGACAGTATGCTCACTGTACACGCAAAGCATGAAGAAAAGTCTCCGGGAAAGTCCGTCTACCGCGAGTTTACTAAGTCCTATACTCTCCCCAAGGCCATTGATCCCCTGGCACTGACATCATCACTTTCAGCAGACGGTGTCCTCAGCATCGAGGCTCCAGCTCCCCGCGAGGTCGTGGCCAAGAAGGAGCGCTTTGTCCCCATAGAACTTCTCAAGCCTTTGTGA
- the LOC117336046 gene encoding vesicle transport protein GOT1B-like, whose translation MMQITDFQKIGVGLTGFGVAFLFLGVLFFFDKGLLAIGNILFICGLAFVIGLERTVKFFFQKHKLKATGFFIGGIMVVLIGWPVIGMCVEMYGFFLLFSGFFPVVINFLRRVPVLGSLLSLPGIRSIADKLGESNSMNNLA comes from the exons ATGATGCAAATAACAGACTTTCAGA AAATTGGTGTTGGCCTGACTGGATTTGGAGTAGCATTCCTTTTCCTTGGTGTCCTGTTTTTCTTTGATAAAGGTTTACTGGCGATTGGAAAT ATACTCTTCATATGTGGACTAGCATTTGTTATTGGTTTGGAAAGAACTGTGaaatttttctttcaaaaacaTAAACTGAAAGCAACAGGATTTTTCATTGGTGGAATCATGGTAGTTCTGATTGGCTGGCCAGTGATTGGAATGTGTGTGGAAATGTATGGATTTTTTCTCTTATTCAG TGGGTTTTTTCCAGTTGTTATTAATTTTTTACGACGTGTTCCAGTCCTTGGAAGTTTATTAAGTCTGCCAGGAATACGATCG attGCAGACAAACTAGGGGAATCCAACTCGATG AATAACCTGGCATAA